Proteins encoded together in one Lathamus discolor isolate bLatDis1 chromosome 3, bLatDis1.hap1, whole genome shotgun sequence window:
- the LOC136010004 gene encoding uncharacterized protein LOC136010004, translating to MALLRLSQLLDAAIAAPDAESVNFRALRNLLQAMLGHLGLQDRSPRGLEQPAERDRARTPAAGQQPQQAGEQLPAKDALQDTAGGSEADVAADVGQPVQRVEGDESSSSEDTAVYQALLEEISQMKEAQSRMQGEIRVIQEALGLGNRQDAAGQLPGLCNPRTLASDVQMLKERLGLYPDPEEVSNMVHWDVLEDCLVGSKGERGRDGGRPRGEQEEEDPSATTKSPTSDVDTPHGASSVPGPRESSAGLKDPGAALTAPEQQAGVPSDWRRDASTRAMMQTASGDVQTTSLGTQPTEPESTGTQTTRLGTQPESTTTQTISLGTQPTAPESTGTQTTRLGTQLESTTTQTTSLGTQPTEPESTGTQTTRLGTQPESTTTQTASLGTQPREPESTGTQTTRLGTQPESTTTQTASLGTQPTEPESTGTQTTRLGTQPESTTTQTASLGTQPTEPESMDTRTTSLGTQPESTTTQTTSLGTQPTEPESTGTQTTRLGMQPESTTTQTASLGTQPESTGTQTTRLRTQPESTTTQTASLGTQPSEPESTGTQTTRLGTQPESTVTQTTTSGEQLSTQLAGAGTLAAGTLLPTAQGLEIPLDADPRATSHVQELALPSGSSSAYHNAYRCYAETVEAVKQIGQLRHLYAALKEQVAQLEASRLERTELEKLRLLLQEAGQESVANTLGDLQAQVSSVQGLARELQGLSRELQGEKGKIRKLENALGKLEAARASWQMDLSDQLSLLSGSTPQEEKRDMKDLSEQQQISKAALDQVVSQTAKGEQEQLEEVRAMESTGQEEAVCPMCSSDTSTRLGKLLRRYEKLQGLVESLMSRKKTGKVVRQLPGKSQDEEALKRIQAAILQMQGEYEQLNSVTGSLLDDSRQQQKDIEGLLQSVERLEKEKADKEDLELGMDEKADKGALESRVSRAQFEASLELLKERNQEVLSRVTGQEQGLHEVQQQLREEMASKLDRLELGPFQQELEEHWKSSLEQLKEMAPPMEADDAAGIRKQLLVDFQCLSCDRQLSMRVPGSPIPPIPPFPPLVPHVTGRSQPVLKTEQTHREPMAACRYPTVPRQCGGQHTLTGPLQRSLRLPPVRPSTPQALQPSTLLPSKQDKVELLGQDSRRAGPCPSAPGTTGPLERRSASSHSHLLQGHQPHPPLQPRRMDAATQQPGRPAGHRLNPIARAPQQARGSSSQQQQ from the exons ATGGCTCTGCTCCGCTTGAGCCAGTTGCTGGACGCCGCCATCGCGGCGCCCGATGCCGAGAGCGTGAACTTCCGAGCGCTGCGCAACCTGCTGCAGGCCATGCTGGGGCACCTGGGCCTGCAGGACCGCTCCccccggggcttggagcagcctgcggAGCGGGACAGGGCAAGGACCCCGGCCGCGgggcagcagccgcagcaggCGGGTGAGCAGCTGCCTGCGAAGGACGCGCTGCAGGACACCGCCGGCGGCTCCGAAGCTGATGTGGCTGCCGACGTGGGGCAGCCGGTGCAGAGGGTGGAAGGCGacgagagcagcagctctgag GACACGGCTGTCTACCAGGCTCTCCTGGAGGAGATCAGCCAGATGAAGGAGGCGCAGTCCCGCATGCAAGGCGAAATCCGCGTGATCCAGGAGGCGCTTGGCttg GGGAACCGCCAGGATGCTGCCGGCCAGCTGCCAGGCCTCTGCAACCCAAGGACTCTGGCCAGTGATGTG caaatgctgaaggaaaggctgGGCCTGTACCCGGACCCGGAGGAGGTCAGCAACATGGTGCACTGGGACGTGCTGGAGGATTGCCTGGTGGGCAGCAAAGGAGAACGAGGTAGAGATGGAGGAAGACCCAGAGGAGAACAGGAAGAAGAAGACCCGTCTGCCACCACCAAGTCTCCCACTTCAGATGTGGACACCCCACATGGGGCAAGCTCAGTGCCGGGACCTAGAGAGAGCTCAGCGGGGCTGAAGGATCCGGGGGCAGCTCTAACGGCCCCCGAGCAGCAGGCAGGCGTTCCCTCAGATTGGAGGAGGGATGCTAGCACCAGAGCAATGATGCAGACAGCGTCTGGGGACGTGCAGACCACCAGCCTGGGGACCCAGCCAACAGAGCCAGagtccacgggcacccagaccACCAGGCTGGGGACGCAGCCAGAGTCCACCACCACTCAGACCATCAGCCTGGGGACCCAGCCAACAGCGCCAGagtccacgggcacccagaccACCAGGCTGGGGACGCAGCTGGAGTCCACCACCACTCAGACCACCAGCCTGGGGACCCAGCCAACAGAGCCAGagtccacgggcacccagaccACCAGGCTGGGGACGCAGCCGGAGTCCACCACCACTCAGActgccagcctggggacccAGCCAAGAGAGCCTGAGTCCACAGGCACCCAGACCACCAGGCTGGGGACGCAGCCGGAGTCCACCACCACTCAGACCGCCAGCCTGGGGACCCAGCCAACAGAGCCAGagtccacgggcacccagaccACCAGGCTGGGGACGCAGCCGGAGTCCACCACCACTCAGACCGCCAGCCTGGGGACCCAGCCAACAGAGCCAGAGTCCATGGACACCCGGACCACCAGTCTGGGGACGCAGCCGGAGTCCACCACCACTCAGACCACCAGCCTGGGTACCCAGCCAACAGAGCCAGagtccacgggcacccagaccACCAGGCTCGGGATGCAGCCGGAGTCCACCACCACTCAGACCGCCAGCCTGGGGACACAGCCAGagtccacgggcacccagaccACCAGGCTGAGGACGCAGCCGGAGTCCACCACCACTCAGACCGCCAGCCTGGGGACCCAGCCATCTGAGCCAGagtccacgggcacccagaccACCAGGCTGGGGACACAGCCAGAGTCTACCGTCACTCAGACCACCACCTCAggggagcagctcagcacacagcTTGCCGGGGCTGGCACCCTGGCAGCAGGGACTCTCTTGCCAACAGCCCAGGGACTCGAGATCCCACTCGACGCTGATCCCAGGGCCACGTCCCACGTGCAAGAGCTGGCCTTGCCCTCGGGCTCCAGCAGTGCCTACCACAATGCCTACAGGTGCTACGCGGAGACGGTGGAGGCTGTCAAGCAGATTGGGCAGCTCAGACACCTCTATGCTGCCCTGAAGGAGCAGGTGGCCCAGCTAGAAGCCAGCAGGCTGGAGCGGACTGAACTGGAGAAGCTGCGCCTGCTCCTCCAGGAGGCAG GCCAGGAGAGCGTTGCCAACACGCTGGGTGACCTCCAGGCCCAGGTGTCATCCGTGCAGGGCCtggccagggagctgcagggcttgtccagggagctgcagggagagaaggggaag ATCAGGAAGCTGGAGAACGCCCTTGGCAAACTGGAGGCGGCCAGAGCCAGCTGGCAAATGGATCTGAGCGACCAACTCAGCCTGCTCTCAGG GTCCACACCGCAGGAGGAAAAGCGGGACATGAAGGATctgtcagagcagcagcaaataagCAAGGCTGCACTGGATCAGGTGGTGAGCCAGACGGCCaagggggagcaggagcag ctggaagaggtgAGAGCGATGGAGAGCacggggcaggaggaggcagtaTGCCCCATGTGCAGCAGCGACACGAGCACGCGTTTGGGGAAGCTTCTGCGACGCTATGAGaagctgcaggggctggtggaGTCCCTCATGTCGAGGAAGAAGACGGGCAAGGTGGTGAGGCAGCTGCCAGGGAAGAGCCAG GACGAAGAGGCGCTGAAGCGCATCCAGGCTGCCATCCTGCAGATGCAAGGGGAGTATGAGCAGCTCAACTCTGTCACGGGGAGCCTCCTGGATGACAGTcgccagcagcagaaagataTCGAG ggtCTGTTGCAGTCCgtggagaggctggagaaggagaaggcagaCAAGGAGGACCTGGAGCTGGGAATGGATGAG AAAGCAGACAAAGGTGCCTTGGAAAGCAGAGTCAGCCGCGCCCAATTTGAggccagcctggagctgctgaaggagagaaacCAGGAGGTGCTGAGCCGGGTGACGggccaggagcaggggctgcacgaggtccagcagcagctgcggGAGGAGATGGCCTCCAAG CTGGATCGCCTGGAGCTGGGGCCATTCCAGCAAGAGCTGGAGGAACACTGGAAGAGCAGCCTTGAGCAGCTCAAGGAAATGGCACCACCAATGGAAGCTGACGATGCAGCCGGGATTAGGAA gcagctgctggtggaTTTCCAGTGCCTGTCTTGTGACAGGCAGCTCAGCATGCGGGTGCCTGGCTC GCCTATCCCGCCCATCCCGCCCTTTCCACCGCTGGTCCCTCACGTCACTGGACGATCCCAGCCCGTTCTGAAGACGGAGCAAACCCACAG GGAGCCGATGGCTGCATGCAGGTACCCCACCGTGCCACGGCAGTGTGGGGGCCAGCATACCCTCACAGGCCCGCTGCAGCGCAGCCTGCGCCTCCCGCCTGTCCGGCCCAGCACCCCACAGGCACTCCAGCCAtccaccctgctccccagcaag caggacaAGGTAGAGCTGTTGGGGCAGGACAGCCGCAGGGCTGGCCCCTGCCCCTCGGCCCCAGGCACCACTGGCCCACTGGAACGAAGGTCAGCCTCATCCCACAGCCACCTTCTCCAGGGACACCAGCCCCACCCGCCCCTCCAGCCCCGCAGGATGGATGCAGCAACGCAGCAGCCGGGCAGGCCTGCGGGTCACCGGCTGAATCCCATTGCCCGGGCACCCCAGCAGGCGCGAGGAAgtagctcccagcagcagcaataa
- the LOC136010005 gene encoding LOW QUALITY PROTEIN: aryl hydrocarbon receptor-like (The sequence of the model RefSeq protein was modified relative to this genomic sequence to represent the inferred CDS: inserted 5 bases in 3 codons), with protein sequence MQYCRSSRCSPRSGVGQGLDSSVVAYNLDQVPPENSSFLERSSLCRLRCLLDNSSGFLALNPQGRLKFLYAQNRRXRPPSVLQVRTKDIIFRMKHKLDFTPLACAAKGKMVLGCKRAELWMCGMGYQLAHAANMLHCAENHGRMMKMGKRGLTVLCLLTKENGWKWVQANAQLVYRNGEPESIIVTQRPLLDEEGGEHLRKQSMHLPFTFATGEALLYQSCDPLPGFPDPFQSKGKLRQSKKTSQSHEGHFHRSSIDPSSPLGAVMQQTSPLSTSRPAPNASSSSSFVDHLQDVSLDAGRGAWSTDAALVSSRGDSVKEDVQQEGPLLATLDSLSLMXDENCSNTGLFSALGALXNGEDLELLLLDERMVMVNMDPDLSPSCSDVVSSSL encoded by the exons atgcagtacTGTCGTTCCAGCAGAT GTTCTCCtcgatcaggcg TGGGGCAAGGTCTCGACTCTTCTGTTGTCGCCTATAACCTGGATCAGGTTCCCCCTGAAAACTCCTCCTTTCTGGAAAGGAGCTCCCTGTGCCGCTTGCGTTGCCTCCTGGATAACTCCTCTGGCTTCCT GGCTTTAAACCCCCAAGGCAGGCTGAAATTCCTGTATGCGCAGAACAGAA TTCGGCCCCCATCCGTCCTGCAGGTCCGCACCAAGGACATTATCTTCAGGATGAAGCACAAGCTGGACTTCACCCCCTTGGCGTGTGCTGCCAA GGGGAAGATGGTTTTGGGCTGTAAAAGGGCGGAGCTGTGGATGTGTGGCATGGGATACCAGTTAGCCCATGCTGCCAACATGCTGCACTGTGCTGAGAACCATGGCAGGA TGATGAAGATGGGCAAGAGAGGCCTCACGGTGCTCTGCCTGCTGACCAAGGAGAACGGCTGGAAGTGGGTGCAGGCCAACGCGCAGCTCGTCTATAGGAATGGGGAGCCCGAGTCCATCATTGTCACACAGAGACCCCTCCT AGATGAAGAAGGAGGAGAGCACCTTCGGAAGCAGTCCATGCATCTTCCCTTCACCTTTGCGACAGGAGAGGCACTCTTGTATCAAAGCTGTGACCCTCTTCCAGGCTTTCCTGACCCTTTCCAGAGCAAAGGGAAATTGAGGCAGTCCAAGAAGACCTCCCAGAGCCATGAAGGGCACTTCCATCGGAGCAGCATTGACCCCAGTTCTCCGCTGGGCGCTGTGATGCAGCAGACCAGTCCGCTGTCCACTTCCCGTCCTGCTCCTAACGCCTCCTCCAGCAGTAGCTTTGTGGACCACCTCCAGGACGTGTCCTTGGATGCAGGAAGAGGTGCCTGGAGTACGGATGCTGCTCTGGTTTCTTCAAGGGGGGACAGCGTCAAAGAGgatgtgcagcaggagggccctCTCTTGGCCACCCTGGACTCACTGTCTCTGAT TGATGAGAACTGTTCCAACACTGGGCTCTTCAGTGCGCTGGGGGCGCT GAATGGTGAGGACCtggagctcctgctgctggatgaGAGAATGGTAATGGTCAATATGGACCCTGATCTTAGCCCATCCTGCAGTGACGTGGTGAGCtcatccctgtga